One Acidobacteriota bacterium genomic window carries:
- a CDS encoding MmgE/PrpD family protein has product MPATTTASPATRPAAEPVASDRAAARGAIARFAVFIATAEPPPEARAAARDAVLDTVGVALAGSVEPSARIVHQVAHLDGSVAGPSFILGTSATAGPGWAALANGTAAHALDFDDMCWVTLAHPSTPLVAAALAAAEAENAPGLALLDAYVVGFEVEAALGRAMNRKHYEQGWHCTATIGTIGAAAAAARVYGLDAEATGRALAIAASEASGLKENFGTMVKPLQAGLAARNGVLAALFAREGLTASDRAIDGPQGFLVAMQSAGRDLAGGLDRLGRDWEIVDGGITVKLYPSCAATHPTIDTLLDLRRETGIGPADVEAVEIDVDPVVPTVLIHDRPATGLEGKFSLHYCAAAALAFGRVDIDTFETAAMQSPDVVRLVPRVTMRADERLGRDVPPLTEARITLRLTDGRTLERAVRGARGYPENPASPAELDDKFLACAQRAVPPEAAEAALGWLRTLDEAPTARSLACHLATRAEVSASAGAGASVGAHTSAGHSAT; this is encoded by the coding sequence ATGCCAGCGACGACCACCGCCTCACCCGCCACCCGACCGGCCGCGGAGCCGGTCGCGTCCGACAGGGCCGCCGCCCGCGGCGCCATCGCGCGCTTCGCCGTGTTCATCGCCACCGCCGAGCCGCCTCCCGAGGCGCGCGCGGCGGCGCGCGACGCGGTGCTGGATACGGTGGGGGTCGCCCTGGCCGGATCGGTCGAGCCGTCGGCCCGCATCGTGCATCAGGTGGCGCACCTCGACGGCAGCGTGGCCGGGCCGTCGTTCATCCTCGGGACCAGCGCTACCGCCGGTCCCGGGTGGGCGGCCCTCGCCAACGGCACGGCGGCTCACGCTCTCGACTTCGACGACATGTGCTGGGTGACGCTGGCGCATCCGAGCACGCCCCTCGTCGCGGCGGCCCTTGCCGCCGCCGAGGCGGAGAACGCGCCGGGCCTGGCCTTGCTCGACGCTTATGTCGTCGGCTTCGAGGTAGAGGCGGCGCTGGGTCGCGCGATGAACCGGAAGCACTACGAGCAGGGCTGGCACTGCACGGCGACGATCGGGACGATTGGGGCGGCCGCCGCCGCCGCGCGCGTCTACGGACTCGATGCCGAGGCAACCGGCCGGGCGCTGGCGATCGCCGCCTCCGAGGCGTCGGGGCTGAAGGAAAACTTCGGCACGATGGTGAAACCCCTGCAGGCGGGGCTGGCCGCGCGCAACGGCGTGCTGGCGGCGCTCTTCGCGCGCGAGGGCCTCACCGCGTCGGACCGGGCGATAGACGGCCCGCAGGGCTTCCTGGTGGCGATGCAGAGCGCCGGGCGCGATCTGGCGGGCGGGCTCGACCGATTGGGCCGCGACTGGGAGATCGTCGACGGCGGGATCACGGTCAAGCTCTACCCGTCGTGCGCGGCAACCCATCCGACCATCGACACGCTGCTGGATCTGCGCCGCGAGACGGGAATCGGACCCGCCGACGTGGAAGCGGTGGAGATAGACGTCGATCCCGTCGTCCCGACGGTGCTCATCCATGACCGGCCGGCGACCGGCCTGGAAGGGAAGTTCTCGCTCCACTACTGCGCTGCCGCCGCGCTGGCGTTCGGCCGCGTCGACATCGACACGTTCGAGACCGCCGCGATGCAGTCGCCCGACGTCGTGCGGCTCGTCCCGCGGGTGACGATGCGGGCCGACGAGCGGCTTGGCCGCGACGTGCCGCCGCTTACCGAGGCGCGGATCACACTTCGCCTGACCGACGGCCGGACGCTGGAACGGGCCGTGCGGGGCGCCCGCGGCTACCCGGAGAATCCGGCGTCCCCGGCGGAGCTGGACGACAAGTTCCTGGCCTGCGCCCAACGCGCCGTCCCGCCCGAGGCGGCGGAGGCGGCGCTCGGGTGGTTACGGACGCTCGACGAGGCGCCGACCGCCCGCTCGCTCGCGTGCCACTTGGCGACGCGCGCCGAGGTCTCGGCGTCCGCGGGCGCTGGCGCGTCGGTCGGCGCTCACACGTCGGCCGGCCATTCTGCTACCTAG
- a CDS encoding CoA ester lyase, producing MAPPFRVRRSLLFVPAVRPDRYPKALATGADAVCIDLEDGVSFAAKDDAREKAIALFAERTPVRAEVSLRINDPTTELGLRDLEAVRDAGIRPDALVVPKCGGIDAIRAAADVLAETAPGLPVIAQIETARGVAAAEAIAAATPDVSALFFGAVDYAADVGCRIEWDALLYARSRVVAAAAMAGVSALDTPFMDVPALDALADESRRTRALGFTGRAAIHPTQVAVIQAAYSPGADEVAWARRIVAAYEQQSGGVLLVDGKLIERPVIAAAQRTLAIADAVALADP from the coding sequence ATGGCGCCGCCGTTCCGGGTCCGCCGCAGTCTCCTGTTCGTCCCCGCGGTCCGTCCGGACCGGTACCCCAAGGCGCTCGCCACCGGTGCCGATGCGGTCTGCATAGACCTGGAGGACGGCGTCTCGTTCGCGGCCAAGGACGACGCGCGCGAGAAGGCCATCGCCCTCTTCGCCGAGCGCACTCCGGTCCGGGCGGAAGTCAGCCTGCGCATCAACGACCCGACTACCGAGCTCGGGTTGCGGGATCTCGAAGCGGTGCGGGACGCGGGGATCCGTCCGGACGCGCTTGTGGTGCCCAAGTGCGGAGGCATCGACGCGATCCGGGCGGCGGCCGACGTCCTCGCGGAGACGGCGCCCGGACTGCCGGTCATCGCGCAGATCGAAACGGCGCGGGGGGTGGCGGCGGCGGAGGCGATCGCCGCCGCGACGCCGGACGTCTCGGCGCTCTTCTTCGGCGCCGTCGACTACGCGGCGGACGTCGGTTGCCGGATCGAGTGGGATGCGCTGCTCTACGCCCGCTCACGCGTCGTCGCGGCGGCGGCGATGGCCGGTGTGAGCGCGCTCGACACGCCGTTCATGGACGTGCCGGCGCTCGACGCCCTCGCGGATGAGAGCCGTCGGACCCGGGCGCTCGGCTTCACTGGCCGGGCGGCCATCCACCCGACGCAGGTAGCCGTCATTCAGGCGGCCTACTCGCCCGGGGCCGACGAAGTGGCGTGGGCGCGGCGTATCGTCGCCGCCTACGAGCAGCAGTCGGGCGGCGTCCTCCTGGTGGACGGCAAGCTGATCGAGCGCCCCGTGATCGCGGCGGCGCAACGGACGCTTGCCATCGCCGACGCGGTCGCCTTGGCGGACCCGTAA
- a CDS encoding ATP-binding protein: MLTRIHVDNYKCLTNFDLRLSELTLLLGDNGSGKSAVFEVVNKLREFLSGESRVDRLFSTSDITSWTTKTEQRFELEFSDKNGVLTYELTIDQYTEKKIDRVKAERLTAGGKPLFSFELGKVQLYRDNHSKGPTYSYDWTQSGLAFVGGRHDNRQLCRFRDTLRRFQSLSLRPASISGVSEGESDVLDHTGENFASWYRGRSLENPEHVQQAVSRLQDVLPGFVGLKLSQRSGDHRELLAQFAPPGEAAVQSYRFDRLSDGQRALIVLYMLTFADEPSGIPRTLFLDEPDNYVTLPELQPWLAALEDGCGVELPQTVIISHHPEAIDFLSDKAVWLAREPESQTRIVDVANDTGLRLSELHARGWAP; this comes from the coding sequence ATGCTCACACGCATTCACGTCGACAATTACAAGTGTCTGACAAACTTTGATCTCCGTCTCTCGGAACTAACCTTGTTGCTGGGCGACAACGGTTCCGGAAAGTCGGCCGTGTTCGAGGTCGTCAACAAACTGCGCGAGTTTCTTAGCGGCGAGAGCCGCGTCGACCGTCTTTTCTCCACCTCCGACATCACTAGTTGGACTACAAAGACCGAACAACGCTTCGAGTTGGAGTTCTCGGACAAGAATGGGGTACTCACATATGAGCTCACCATCGACCAATATACCGAGAAGAAGATCGATCGCGTGAAGGCGGAACGCTTGACCGCCGGTGGCAAGCCACTCTTCTCTTTTGAATTGGGTAAGGTACAACTCTATCGTGACAATCACAGCAAGGGACCGACGTACAGTTACGATTGGACACAGTCCGGCCTCGCATTCGTCGGCGGTCGCCACGACAATAGGCAACTATGCCGGTTCCGCGATACGCTGCGGCGTTTCCAGTCCTTGTCCTTGCGCCCGGCGAGTATCTCTGGCGTTTCCGAGGGTGAAAGCGACGTTCTGGATCACACGGGCGAAAACTTCGCTTCCTGGTACCGAGGCCGGTCGCTAGAGAATCCCGAACACGTGCAACAAGCAGTGTCACGACTCCAGGATGTCCTGCCAGGTTTCGTCGGTTTGAAACTGTCGCAACGCAGTGGCGACCATCGGGAGTTGCTTGCCCAGTTCGCACCGCCCGGCGAGGCCGCCGTCCAATCTTATCGTTTCGACAGGCTATCCGATGGCCAGCGGGCACTCATTGTGCTGTACATGCTGACCTTTGCCGATGAACCTTCTGGAATACCGCGCACGCTCTTTCTGGACGAACCGGACAATTATGTCACTCTGCCGGAGTTGCAGCCGTGGCTCGCCGCGCTGGAGGATGGTTGCGGAGTCGAATTGCCGCAGACGGTGATCATTTCTCACCACCCGGAAGCTATCGACTTCCTCTCCGACAAGGCCGTTTGGCTTGCGCGCGAGCCGGAAAGTCAGACCCGCATTGTAGACGTCGCCAATGATACGGGGCTTCGCCTTTCCGAACTGCATGCGCGAGGCTGGGCGCCGTGA
- a CDS encoding ATP-binding protein — protein sequence MAFVSGPRQVGKTTTCRSHADAYCNWDNLDDRALILAGPARLVAGFGVERLSETLPVALFDELHKFPRWKPFLKGLYDTYANQLRIIVTGSSRLDIYRRGGDSLMGRYFAYRMHPFTVAETIRRDLPDPDRIVRPPQPVEPGEFDALWTHGGYPEPFLRRDSRFSRRWQSLRLTQLVREDVRDLTRVQQIDQMEVLVRQLSRGSGRQLVYGTLACETRVSVDTVRRWIAALCDFHLGFLVRPWFRNVSRSLRKEPKWYLRDWAHIEEDGPRSETFVACHLLKAVEGWNDMGLGRFDLAYLRDKEKREVDFLVARDGEPWFLVEVKHRDTSLSPSLAHYQRQVGAPFAFQVVMDADYVATDCFAAPGPPLVVPARTLLPQLV from the coding sequence ATGGCCTTCGTCAGCGGGCCGCGCCAAGTCGGCAAGACCACCACCTGCCGGTCCCACGCGGATGCGTACTGCAACTGGGACAACCTCGACGACCGGGCATTGATCCTCGCAGGGCCGGCTCGCCTCGTCGCCGGATTCGGCGTCGAGCGGTTGTCCGAGACTCTCCCGGTGGCGCTGTTCGACGAGCTGCACAAGTTCCCGCGGTGGAAGCCGTTTCTCAAGGGGCTGTACGACACGTACGCCAATCAGCTCCGGATTATCGTCACAGGCAGCAGCCGGCTCGATATCTATCGGCGCGGAGGGGACAGCCTGATGGGGCGCTACTTCGCGTACCGGATGCACCCGTTCACCGTCGCCGAGACTATCCGTCGAGATCTTCCGGATCCGGACCGGATCGTGCGTCCCCCCCAACCGGTCGAACCGGGCGAGTTCGACGCGCTCTGGACGCACGGCGGCTACCCGGAACCGTTCCTCCGGCGTGACTCTCGATTCAGCCGGCGCTGGCAGTCACTGCGCCTGACGCAACTGGTCCGAGAGGATGTCCGGGACCTGACGCGAGTTCAGCAGATCGATCAGATGGAGGTGCTGGTCCGCCAGTTGTCGCGCGGGTCCGGGCGCCAGTTGGTGTATGGCACGCTCGCGTGCGAGACACGGGTCTCGGTGGACACGGTCCGGCGCTGGATAGCCGCGCTGTGCGATTTCCATCTGGGGTTCCTGGTCCGGCCATGGTTCCGCAACGTCTCGCGCTCGCTACGGAAGGAGCCGAAGTGGTACTTGCGGGACTGGGCCCACATCGAGGAGGACGGTCCCCGGTCAGAGACGTTCGTGGCGTGTCACCTGCTGAAGGCGGTCGAGGGCTGGAACGACATGGGACTCGGCCGGTTCGACCTTGCGTACCTGCGCGACAAGGAAAAGCGGGAGGTCGACTTCCTGGTCGCGCGAGACGGAGAGCCCTGGTTCCTCGTGGAGGTAAAGCACCGGGACACGTCCCTGAGCCCGTCGCTCGCGCACTATCAGCGGCAAGTGGGCGCGCCGTTCGCGTTTCAGGTTGTCATGGACGCCGATTACGTTGCGACGGACTGCTTCGCCGCGCCCGGCCCTCCGCTGGTGGTCCCAGCCCGGACTCTACTGCCCCAGCTCGTCTGA
- a CDS encoding amidohydrolase family protein, giving the protein MSIELREHRSRPGGRRTGRRGMRSLAAAAMAVGALVACGGGGDPATVVEGDVAFVGVNVLPMDRDRVIENQTVVIADGRIAARDAADRIELAEGVDRVEGDGRYLMPGLAEMHGHLPSSRESDEDIRNLLFLYLSNGVTTVRGMQGEPSQFGLRQSIERGLLLGPNLYLGSVSMNGQSVQTPEEADRLARSYQVDGYDLIKTHEGMSLESFDAMAAAANEVGIPFGGHVSDFVGLRRALEAGQVSIDHLDNYVEALVDEDTRPDGARGLREVGALIDEVDESRIPELVQATVDAGAWVVPTMVLWETAFYNDRGSVDVLPERPEVRYMPPETVDRWRQAVDTRLGASDIEVNRRVADLRRRILRALHLGGANIALGTDSPQIFSVPGFAMHHEMALYVDVGMTPYDVLEIGTRRPAEYFGAEDEFGTVAVGLRADLILLDENPIDDIANVRDPAGVMIRGRWIPRDEISERLTEIARFYGN; this is encoded by the coding sequence GTGAGCATCGAGTTGCGGGAGCATCGGAGCCGGCCTGGAGGCCGGCGCACCGGCCGGCGCGGCATGCGGAGCTTGGCGGCGGCGGCGATGGCCGTCGGCGCACTTGTTGCCTGTGGCGGTGGCGGAGACCCGGCCACCGTCGTCGAGGGGGATGTCGCGTTCGTCGGCGTCAACGTCCTGCCGATGGACCGCGACCGGGTGATCGAGAACCAGACGGTCGTCATTGCCGACGGGCGCATCGCGGCACGGGACGCCGCCGACCGCATCGAGCTGGCCGAGGGCGTCGATCGGGTCGAAGGAGATGGGCGCTACCTGATGCCGGGGCTGGCGGAGATGCATGGTCATCTCCCCAGCTCGCGCGAGAGCGACGAGGACATCCGCAACCTCCTGTTCCTCTATCTCTCCAACGGCGTCACCACGGTCCGCGGCATGCAGGGCGAGCCGTCCCAGTTCGGCCTGCGCCAGTCGATCGAGCGGGGCCTGCTGCTGGGGCCGAATCTCTACCTCGGCAGCGTGTCGATGAACGGCCAGAGCGTCCAGACGCCGGAAGAGGCGGATCGCCTGGCCCGCAGCTACCAGGTGGATGGCTACGACCTGATCAAGACCCACGAAGGGATGAGCCTGGAGTCGTTCGACGCGATGGCGGCAGCGGCCAACGAGGTCGGCATCCCGTTCGGTGGTCATGTTTCGGACTTCGTGGGACTCCGTCGTGCTCTCGAGGCCGGCCAGGTGTCGATCGACCACCTCGACAACTACGTCGAGGCGCTCGTCGACGAAGACACACGGCCCGACGGCGCACGCGGCCTGCGCGAGGTGGGCGCGCTGATAGACGAGGTGGACGAGTCGCGCATTCCGGAACTGGTGCAGGCGACGGTCGATGCGGGGGCCTGGGTGGTCCCCACGATGGTCCTCTGGGAGACGGCGTTCTACAACGACCGGGGCTCGGTCGACGTGCTGCCCGAACGGCCGGAAGTCCGCTACATGCCGCCGGAGACGGTCGATCGGTGGCGCCAGGCGGTGGACACGCGGCTCGGCGCGAGCGACATTGAGGTGAACCGGCGGGTCGCCGATCTGCGCCGCCGGATCCTCCGCGCGCTCCACCTCGGCGGGGCCAACATCGCGCTCGGGACCGATTCGCCGCAGATCTTCAGCGTCCCCGGCTTCGCCATGCACCACGAGATGGCGCTCTACGTCGACGTGGGGATGACGCCGTACGACGTTCTGGAGATCGGCACACGCCGCCCTGCGGAGTACTTCGGGGCCGAGGACGAGTTCGGCACCGTCGCGGTCGGCCTGCGCGCCGACCTGATCCTGCTCGACGAGAATCCGATCGACGACATCGCCAACGTCCGCGATCCCGCCGGCGTGATGATCCGCGGCCGGTGGATTCCGCGCGACGAGATTTCCGAGCGCCTTACCGAAATCGCCCGCTTCTACGGCAACTGA
- a CDS encoding CoA transferase — protein MAARPLDGLTVVTLEQAVAAPFATRQLADLGARVIKVERPGVGDFARGYDTTVQGLSSHFVWLNRSKESLTLDLKRPEAREVVDRLIDRTDVFVQNLAPGAAGRLGLDAATLRERRPRLIVCNVSGYGETGPYRDKKAYDLLVQAEAGLVSITGTEDEVVKSAISVADIAAGMYAYSGVLTALLRRGQTGEGATIEVSMLEALGEWMGFPLYYTLGGGSPPRRSGARHSAIAPYGPFTGADGGGFLLAVQNEREWVRFCEVVLEQPALAADPRFDANAKRVAHRDELDAAIHDVFRTLTAEAIVERLERAGIANARMRSVAQFAAHPQLETRDRWRETPSSAGPIRMTIPPATIDGIDPRMDAIPNVGEQTDAILAELGYAPETIAAWREACIV, from the coding sequence ATGGCGGCGCGTCCCCTCGACGGGCTGACGGTGGTCACCCTCGAACAGGCGGTCGCCGCCCCGTTCGCCACCCGCCAGCTCGCTGACCTGGGGGCGCGCGTCATCAAGGTGGAGCGTCCCGGCGTCGGCGACTTCGCCCGCGGCTACGACACGACGGTGCAGGGGCTGTCGAGCCATTTCGTCTGGCTGAACCGTTCGAAGGAATCGCTGACTCTCGACCTGAAGCGCCCCGAGGCGCGCGAGGTGGTGGACCGGCTGATCGACCGGACCGACGTCTTCGTCCAGAACCTGGCGCCAGGCGCGGCGGGCCGGCTCGGCCTCGACGCCGCGACACTCCGCGAGCGCCGTCCGCGTCTCATCGTCTGCAACGTCTCCGGCTACGGCGAAACGGGCCCGTACCGCGACAAGAAGGCCTACGACCTGCTGGTGCAGGCGGAGGCGGGCCTGGTTTCCATCACCGGCACGGAAGACGAGGTGGTGAAGTCGGCCATTTCGGTCGCCGACATCGCGGCCGGCATGTACGCCTACTCGGGCGTTCTCACCGCGTTGCTCCGTCGCGGGCAGACCGGGGAAGGGGCGACCATCGAGGTCTCGATGCTGGAGGCCCTGGGGGAATGGATGGGCTTCCCGCTCTACTACACCCTCGGCGGCGGCTCGCCGCCTCGCAGGAGCGGCGCGCGGCATTCCGCCATAGCGCCGTACGGCCCGTTCACGGGGGCAGACGGTGGGGGTTTCCTGCTGGCGGTCCAGAACGAACGGGAATGGGTCCGCTTCTGCGAGGTGGTGCTGGAGCAGCCAGCCCTCGCCGCCGACCCGCGTTTCGACGCCAACGCCAAGCGGGTGGCGCACCGCGACGAGCTCGATGCCGCGATTCACGACGTGTTCCGCACGCTGACCGCCGAAGCGATCGTCGAACGGCTGGAGCGGGCCGGCATCGCCAATGCGCGAATGCGCTCGGTGGCGCAGTTCGCCGCCCACCCCCAGCTCGAGACGCGCGACCGGTGGCGCGAGACACCGTCGTCCGCCGGACCGATCCGGATGACCATCCCCCCGGCGACCATCGACGGCATCGACCCGCGGATGGACGCGATCCCGAACGTCGGAGAGCAGACCGACGCGATCCTGGCGGAACTCGGCTACGCCCCCGAGACGATTGCCGCTTGGCGCGAAGCCTGCATCGTCTGA
- a CDS encoding MaoC family dehydratase: protein MAVKEGWTGRVFEDFKVGDVYRHPLGRTVLEADNVWFTLLSQNVNKIHFDYAYAEKTEFGRPLVDSTFTLALVTGQSTMDLSVNTMANLGWDEVRLPAPVFHGDTIYSESEVLETRESKSRPNVGIVTVRTRGFNQDGTVVITYKRTFMVYRRGHVPAYANERPEVKE from the coding sequence ATGGCGGTGAAAGAAGGCTGGACGGGACGGGTTTTCGAGGATTTCAAGGTGGGGGATGTCTACCGGCATCCGCTCGGCCGGACGGTGCTCGAAGCGGACAACGTCTGGTTCACGCTGCTCTCGCAGAACGTGAACAAGATCCACTTCGACTATGCCTACGCCGAGAAGACGGAGTTCGGCCGGCCGCTGGTCGATTCCACGTTCACGCTGGCGCTCGTGACCGGCCAGTCGACGATGGACCTGTCGGTCAACACGATGGCCAACCTCGGGTGGGACGAGGTGAGGCTGCCGGCGCCGGTCTTCCATGGCGACACGATCTACTCGGAGAGCGAGGTGCTGGAGACGCGCGAGTCCAAGTCGCGGCCGAACGTCGGGATCGTCACGGTCCGGACGCGCGGCTTCAATCAGGACGGGACGGTCGTGATCACGTACAAGCGGACCTTCATGGTCTACCGGCGGGGGCACGTGCCGGCGTACGCGAACGAGCGTCCCGAGGTGAAGGAGTGA
- a CDS encoding helix-turn-helix domain-containing protein, which translates to MTRERTSVGREIEAALGEVLAHVRGEVELPVRIVDDPTAVRIVALRRRMKLSRRKFADRFGLDARAVQDWEQGRRVPDRAARVLLTVIDRDPDAVVRALSG; encoded by the coding sequence ATGACTAGAGAGCGAACTAGTGTGGGGCGAGAGATCGAAGCGGCACTGGGGGAGGTTCTTGCCCATGTTCGCGGCGAGGTCGAATTGCCGGTCCGGATAGTGGACGATCCAACTGCGGTCCGAATTGTCGCGCTCCGGCGTCGGATGAAGCTGAGCCGTCGGAAGTTCGCAGATCGCTTTGGTCTAGATGCACGTGCGGTACAGGATTGGGAGCAGGGGCGTCGCGTGCCTGACCGTGCCGCGCGTGTCTTACTGACCGTTATCGACCGCGATCCGGACGCCGTCGTGCGGGCCCTCAGTGGCTGA
- a CDS encoding acyl-CoA dehydrogenase yields MESVLVLGVRVAFAVRRKQQYRGIPKGGIVAVAEVELHQDLRSAVGELCRRFPDTYWRDLDRDEAYPEEFVRTLTDAGYLAALIPEEYGGAGLGIAEASVILEEVNHSGGNAAACHAQMYIMGSLLRHGSEAQKREYLPRIASGELRLQAFGVTEPTTGTDTTQLKTMAVRDGDRYIVNGQKVWISRAEYSDLMLLIARTTPLEQIKKKTDGLSIFLVDLRTAVGNGVTIRPLRTMMNHATTEVFFDNLEVPASQLIGEEGRGFRYLIDGLNAERILIAAECVGDGRWFVERSVGYANERIVFNRPTGKNQGVQFPIAHAHVNIEAADLMRKRASELFDAGQSCGAEANMAKLLAADASWEAANVAVQTFGGFGFAEDYDIERKFRETRLYQVAPISTNLILSYIAEHVLGLPRSF; encoded by the coding sequence ATGGAATCGGTTCTGGTACTGGGCGTACGGGTTGCGTTTGCCGTCCGGCGGAAGCAACAATACCGGGGAATCCCAAAAGGAGGCATCGTGGCGGTTGCGGAAGTTGAACTCCACCAGGATTTGCGAAGCGCGGTAGGGGAGCTGTGCCGGCGGTTCCCCGACACCTACTGGCGGGATCTCGACCGGGACGAGGCCTATCCGGAGGAGTTCGTCCGGACGCTGACCGACGCGGGCTACCTGGCCGCACTGATCCCGGAGGAATACGGCGGGGCCGGCCTCGGGATCGCCGAGGCGTCGGTCATTCTTGAAGAAGTGAACCACTCAGGTGGGAATGCCGCCGCCTGCCACGCCCAGATGTACATCATGGGATCGCTGCTGCGGCACGGCTCGGAGGCGCAGAAACGCGAGTACCTGCCCAGGATCGCTTCCGGAGAGCTTCGCCTGCAGGCGTTCGGCGTGACCGAGCCGACGACCGGCACCGACACCACGCAACTCAAGACGATGGCGGTGCGCGATGGCGACCGCTATATCGTCAACGGCCAGAAGGTCTGGATCTCGCGCGCCGAATACTCCGACCTGATGCTGCTGATCGCCCGCACGACGCCGCTTGAGCAGATCAAGAAGAAGACGGACGGGCTGTCGATCTTTCTCGTCGATCTCCGGACCGCGGTGGGCAACGGCGTGACCATCCGCCCGCTTCGGACGATGATGAACCACGCAACGACCGAGGTCTTCTTCGACAACCTGGAGGTGCCCGCGTCACAGCTCATCGGCGAGGAGGGGCGGGGATTCCGTTACCTGATAGACGGGTTGAACGCGGAGCGGATCCTGATCGCGGCGGAATGCGTCGGTGACGGCCGCTGGTTCGTCGAGCGGTCGGTGGGCTACGCCAACGAGCGGATCGTCTTCAACCGGCCGACCGGCAAGAACCAGGGGGTCCAGTTCCCGATTGCCCACGCGCACGTCAACATCGAAGCGGCTGACTTGATGCGCAAGCGCGCGTCCGAGCTGTTCGATGCGGGCCAGTCGTGCGGCGCCGAGGCGAACATGGCGAAGCTCCTCGCGGCCGATGCGTCGTGGGAGGCGGCCAACGTCGCGGTGCAGACGTTCGGCGGCTTCGGATTCGCCGAGGACTACGACATCGAGCGGAAGTTTCGGGAGACCCGTCTCTACCAGGTGGCGCCGATCTCGACCAACCTGATCCTCTCGTACATCGCCGAGCACGTTCTCGGGCTGCCCCGATCGTTCTGA
- a CDS encoding Dam family site-specific DNA-(adenine-N6)-methyltransferase — MPHQPVAADGAALTRGRMHRLSERLPSKVIDAATVRPFLKWAGGKRQLLPVLRRFYPARFRGYHEPFLGSGAVFFDLVNQGRLPAERVRLTDMNADLIGCCLRLRNQTNEVVAALRRLDDARRRDPDAHYYRVRDEQFNPARAAILNGARPRPDRYTPELAAMLIYLNRTGYNGLFRLNAKGAFNVPRGRFVNPRVCDEDNLRAVASAFEAVHATIDYAPYDALVQHAQAEDFIYLDPPYAPLSRTAHFTSYTAGGFSSADQRRLQQVVLELADRGCFVLLSNSTAAEIGRLYDGNRDAARAGIRAHRVPARRAINSNTTGRSGVMEYVITNIAA; from the coding sequence GTGCCGCACCAACCAGTTGCGGCCGACGGCGCCGCCCTCACTCGAGGCCGCATGCACCGGCTATCGGAACGCCTTCCGAGCAAGGTGATTGACGCCGCAACGGTCCGGCCGTTCCTGAAGTGGGCCGGCGGCAAGCGCCAACTGCTGCCGGTACTGCGGCGCTTCTATCCGGCCCGTTTCCGTGGCTACCACGAGCCATTCCTGGGAAGCGGCGCGGTCTTCTTCGACCTCGTGAACCAGGGTCGCCTGCCGGCGGAGCGAGTGCGTCTGACCGACATGAACGCCGACCTGATCGGCTGTTGCCTGCGTCTGCGCAACCAAACGAATGAAGTGGTGGCGGCCCTCCGGCGGCTGGACGACGCACGGCGACGCGATCCGGACGCGCACTATTACCGAGTGCGCGACGAGCAGTTCAATCCGGCCCGCGCCGCGATTCTGAACGGTGCCCGGCCCCGCCCCGACCGCTACACGCCGGAGCTGGCGGCGATGCTCATCTACCTGAACCGGACCGGCTACAACGGCCTCTTCCGGTTGAACGCCAAGGGCGCGTTCAACGTGCCGCGCGGCCGATTCGTCAACCCGCGTGTCTGCGACGAGGACAACCTGCGGGCGGTGGCGTCGGCGTTCGAGGCCGTGCACGCCACCATCGACTACGCACCCTACGACGCGTTGGTACAGCACGCGCAAGCGGAGGACTTCATCTATCTCGATCCGCCCTACGCACCCCTCAGCCGAACGGCGCATTTCACGTCGTATACGGCTGGCGGCTTCTCGAGCGCCGATCAGCGCCGTCTGCAGCAGGTGGTGCTGGAGCTCGCTGATCGCGGATGCTTCGTGCTGCTCAGCAACTCGACGGCGGCAGAGATCGGACGGCTCTATGACGGCAACCGCGATGCGGCGCGCGCCGGCATCCGGGCGCACCGCGTGCCGGCGCGGCGCGCGATCAACTCGAACACTACCGGGCGTAGCGGCGTGATGGAGTACGTCATCACCAACATCGCGGCGTGA